The DNA region ACTCCAATTTTATATCGGATATTATAATTAATCTTACAAAACGTTACAGGCACATAACATATAATAAAAAATATACTAGTAAAAATAGCAAGTAATGCATAAAACATTAATATTCTTAATCGCCAAAACATACTTAATCTATTATATTTATTAAAAATTTCCTTCGCAGAACTTAGATCCCAAGAGTATACTGCTCGTAACTGAAGAGTTGGTATACGAAGTTCACCGAGTATATATCTTTATTCTTATATCAAATGTGGTTATAATATATAGCATAAAATTTTCTCTAACCAAATTATAATTTAATCTCTTTATGCGCAGCAATACAAATTCAGGAGAAATTGCATGAAAAAAATCGCCGTATCAGGTTCTCAAGTGACCGGTAGCTTACATTTAGGAAATTATTTAGGGGCAGTTAGTAATTGGCTAAAAGTACAAGATGAATATGATTGCCTCTTCTTTTTAGCGGATATGCATTCTATAACTATAGATAGGTCACCTATAGAACTAAATACCTCGATCCTACAAACTGCTGCTATGTATATAGCTACCGGTCTTAGCCCCGAAAAGACAATTATATTTGCCCAAAGTATGGTTAAAGAACATGCCGAGCTTGCTTGGATATTAAACTGCGTGACTCCCATAGGATGGCTTAAACGTATGACTCAATTTAAAGTGAAGACCGGAGGTGATCAGGAAAATGCAGGCTTAGGGTTATTTTCTTATCCAGTGTTAATGGCAGCTGATATATTATTATATAATCCCGATATAGTCCCGGTGGGAGAAGATCAAAAACAACATTTAGAACTTACCAGAGATATTACAGTGGTAATTAATAGAAAATTTAATCAGGAAATATTTAAATTACCTGAAGCGGTAATTCAAAGCTCACACGCAAGAATAATGAGCTTAAAAGATGGGCGGAAAAAAATGAGTAAATCTGATCCATCAGATCTATCGAGGATTAATTTAAGTGATAGCGCTGATCAAATTGTGCAGAAGATTAAAAAAGCTAAAACAGATAATTTAACCGAAATTAGCTATGATAGTGCAAGCAGGCCAGAAATTAGTAATTTAATCGATATGTACTCCAGCTTCACAGGTCACTCTATTGATACAATAGTATTAGAGTATAGTAATAGTGGTTTTGCTAAATTTAAACAGGATTTAACGGAGGTGCTTATCGTTACTCTCGCACCTATTAGGGATAAATATGTAGAATTAATGAGCAATCAGGATTATTTAATAAATGTTCTAAGGCATGGAGCAGAACAAGCTAGGATTCCAGCTAATAAAACTCTTACTAAGATCAAAAAGTTGTTTGGGTTTATAATATAGAGAAGCCAGATTTGAGATATACTGCTCGTAACTGAAGAGTGGGTAGACGATAGAATCAACTTCAAGAAGAGCTAGGAGTGTCAAAGTCGAGAAGCGCAGCGTACTATAGTACGTGAGCAGCGCAGATCTTTAGGGCATGACGACGCCAATTCTTGAAGTTGACCGAGTATATATAGTCAATTGATGAGAAGTTGGTGACATCGTCACTCAATGCTTGCCTATTATATATAGGCGCTACCATCGCTCCTAGCACCAAATTCTCCTGAATTGACTATACTGCTCACTTTGCCGAATTGTTTTGTAAGTAGACCTGGCACAAAACAAGCTTCTGGTAGCGGTTTTACGTGCAACCCGGAGCCCAAAACCGCAGCGCACTTAGGGTGCAGCTGGGGGCTTGAGCTTAGATCCGACGTGCAAATTACCCGCTCGATACGATTTTGAAAGAGGTTCAATGAGGATTCTTAAGATTAAGAGAGTATATACTCTTCGCCTTTCAAGAGTTGTTTTTTCATTTGATCAAAGTTTCGCGTGCTCACGTACTTAGTTGTACGCTCCGCGCGCTCACCCCTGGCAAATAAAATGATGGCTCTTGAAATCCATTGCGTATACTCGCTCAATTTCCAGAAGCACTAGGTGTGTCAACATACCCTAAGACTGCAGCATATATACACGTATAGGGGACACCCGCAAAGCCTTAGGCACGCGACAACACTATAAATTCTTGAAATTGTTAGAGCATATTACTATAAGGTTTATATGCCTAATAATATCTCTACTGTCATATGCCTATTGGCTCACAACAAAATTAAAGCGCTTGAAATTCAAGGATTATTCAATTACTGCTTGAAGGGCAAAATTTACTTCTTGAGCTCTTTAGTCACAACTGGCTTTACTTGATCCAGTTGTTCTTCTGGTACTACTATTGCTTCAGCATTCTTATTATCTTCTTTGGGCTCTACCTGTGGTTCGACAGCAAAAGCGGATAGTGAGAAAGCGAAAGTCAAAATAGCTACTAATAAATTTTTCATAATAAACCTCATTTTTATGTTAGGCCATTATAACTTGCGTTATACGATATTCAAGGCAAATAAGTGAGATAGTAGTTTTTATTATAGAATATTTAGGGAATATAATAAGTTTTGTGTTATTTTGTGACATAATATCAACTTATTAGGAAGAGGTAGAGTGAATAGTTCAAGCTATCTGTTGTTCTTTACACAAAATTTGATAAATATCACAATTTTTTAGTAATTTTTGATGAGTATCTCTTGCCACTAATGCGCCCTGGTCAATAACTAATATCTCATCTGCCTGCTCTATACTAGAAATTCGATGGGCTATAGATAATATAGTTTTTCCTTTCATAAATTCTCGTAATTTATTAAACAATCTTTGTTCATTTTCGCTGTCTAATGCACTCATCCCTTCATCTAAAAGTAAAATTTCAGGGTGGTGAAGAATAGCTCTACTAATAGCTATTTTTTGTTTTTGTCCCCCTGACAACCTTACTCCTTTTTCGCCAATTTGAGTATCCAATCCGTGGTTAAAATTTTTAGCAAAATCCATTATGCCACTAATATCAGCAGCGGTAATTATTTCTTGTTCTGTAGCATCAGGTTTTACAAAAGCTATATTTGATCTAAGGGTTCCAGAAAAAATACTAGGCTCCTGGGGGATATAGCCAATTAATTGTCTAATTTGCTGGGTGCTAGTTTTTGCTATATCTTGCCCCATAATTTTAATTGCTCCATTGGCAAGAGAATAAAATTTCAATAATAATTGCATAATTGTACTTTTGCCGGACCCCGTTCTGCCCACTATCCCGATAAATTGGCCTTGAGGGATACTAAAAGATAAATCCTTAAAGATTAACGAATCCGCTCTGGAAGGGTAGACAAAACTGACATTCTCAAACTCAATATCCACCAAATTATTTTTGCTGTTATTATTAGAGCTTTTTCCCAGTTCGCCTCGAGCTGGTGGTTGGTACAATGGGCTTCTCTCCCTACTAGATGCGAGCTGGGGAAGAAGTCTATGGTCTTGATCCTGGTTGTAATCGATAAGAGCGAAAATCCGTTCTGAGGCAGCTATAGAAGAATGTGTTTCACTTAAAAGATCGAAAATTCCTCCACTGCTTAGCCCGGCGACAATAGCATAGTAAATAAAAGATACCATTTGACCGGCGGTTAAATTTCCCTGCAATATATCTCTACTGCCTACCCAGATTACTATAGTTATAGAAAATAATATCCCTGAAATAGTTAGCGCAAAAAAAATAGATCGTATTTTAAATCGACTAGCGGCATATTCTAAATAATTAGTAATTTGTTTATTAAAGTGTAAAGCTTTATTAGGTTGTTGATTAAAAGCTTGGATAACCGTAATATTTGTAATACTTTCTTCTAAGTTCGAGGTAATATCTGCTTGTAATTGGAGTACTTTTTTTGATAAATTTCTTACATACTGACCGAATTGTATTAGTGGAAATAATAATATGGGTATAGTAAATACTACTAGAAAGGCAAGTTTAGGGCTTTGCCAAAACATTAAAATAATGCCTCCAATTAACATTAAGGAATTACGAATAAAAAAAGATAGAAAGTTAATAATAAGCTTAGAAAGCAATTCTATATCTGTAGTTAAGCGCGAAATAATGTCGCCTATTTTTAATTCTTCAAAAGCAGTAATGGGTAAGTTAATTATATTATTATAAGCTTCTTTCTTAATTTGATTTACTACTTTTTCTGCTACTTTATTTATAAAATAAGAACGAAAAAAACTGCTTATCCCAAAGATCACTATTAATATAATAATAAATAATATGGAGCGGTCAATTGATTGCAAGTAATTCTGTTGTAAACCATTATCAACTAATTGCTTAAAGCTACTACCTAATGCTAATAAAGAAATCGACACCCATACTAACGCTAGCATAACAATTGTTAAATCTAGTCTATAATGTCTTAGGTATTGAAGTAGCCTATAAATAATAGAATTGGACATAATAAATAACATGTCTTGTACATTAGACTTCTTGCATAATTCGTATCGTACTAGTAATTTGTAAAACGGGTGGGCACGCTAGGTTCTGTGAAGGAAAGCAATCTACTCTAAAGTGCAAAATATTTACTGGTGCCGGATGTCGGATTTGAACTGACGACCTATCGCTTACAAGGCGATTGCTCTACCACTGAGCTAATCCGGCAGAAGATAATCCTAAAGTAGATCTCGTTCAAAACTTGTATTAAGCAGATAACTTGCACGACACATCGAGATTTGAGACGTCAGCTGCCCCCGAGTGCACTGCGCCTTTGCGCATAAAGCTGACTTCAAATTCCCTACCAGAAGCTAATTTCAAAAGAGGTCTATCAAGCTTTTTTTGATTCTTTTTTAGGAGGTTTTGCCTTGCGGTTTTTAATTTTTATTTCCATTTTCTTTTTGATTGAGGCTGGAAGCGCTATACCAGCTTCTTCAATGAATCTTGCCACTCGTTCAGTAGGTTGAGCACCAGTACCTAACCAATATTCTATACGATCAGATTTGAGGATTACTCTGCCTTCCTCTCCCCTGATCAGCATTGGATTATAGGTCCCTACTTTCTCTAAGAAGTCCCCATCTCTAGGGGCGGTGGAGTTTGCTATCACTACCCTATAATGAGGGCGTTTTTTTGCTCCTCCTCTTGCCAAACGTATTTTTGTTGCCATAATAATTTTCTATTAACTATTTAATCTTTTCTTCTTTAAAAGGAACATGCTTCCGCACGACAGGATCATATTTCCTAAATGATAATTTCTCTGTTTGAGTTTTAGGATTACGCTTTTTTACCAAAAAATACCCTGTACCAGCAGTACTTACCAGTCTTACTAAAACATTTTTATTCTTTTTAGCCACGGTTACCCAATTTTTTCTAATTTTTATTCATAAACCGCTGCTCATGATAAAAGTATGAGCACAAATAGTCAAGAGTAAAATGTATTTTCTATGGACATTACGGTAGAAGAAGTGAGTAGGAGCCAAAAAACTGATAAACCCTCAAATTAACATACCTCAAGTTTAGGTAAAATAACAACTCTTGAAATCCATTGAATAAAATATATTATTTATTTAGGTAGATTTCCTTGAGATGTTACTTTATAAATTTAATCTAAAATATTTTAAGAAAATGAAATAATTATGGATAAAGAAAAAGCTCTTCAGGCTGCCTTGAGCCAAATTGAAAAAAATTATGGTAAAGGCTCGGTTATGAAGCTCGGTCAACGTCGTGCTGTAAATATAGAAGCTATACCCACAGGTTCTATTGGTCTTGATATTGCTCTAGGTATTGGTGGTTTACCCAAAGGGCGAATTATTGAGATATTTGGTCCAGAAAGTTCAGGGAAAACTACCTTAACTCTTCACGTAATTGCAGAATCACAAAAACAAGGCGGTACTTGTGCTTTTATTGATGCTGAACATGCGCTAGACCCAACTTATGCTAAAAAACTGGGAGTTAATATTGATGAACTTATTATTTCTCAGCCAGATACAGGAGAACAAGCATTAGAGATCACGGATACTTTAGTACGTTCCGGTGCTATTGATATGATCGTGATAGATAGCGTAGCTGCTCTTGTACCTAAAGCAGAAATAGAAGGAGAAATGGGGGATTCGCATATGGGGCTACAAGCTAGATTAATGAGCCAAGCCCTTCGAAAATTAACTGCTTCTATTTCAAAAACTAATTGTATTATCATTTTCATTAACCAAATTAGGATGAAAATAGGGGTAATGTTTGGTAGCCCAGAAACCACCACAGGGGGCAATGCCTTAAAATTTTACGCCTCAATTAGACTAGATATTAGAAAAATTTCAACAATTAAAGATAAGGAAGAATTGATTGGTAGTCAAACTAAGGTTAAAGTGGTAAAAAATAAAGTGTCTCCGCCATTTAAAACTGCTGATTTTGATATTATATATGGCCAGGGCATTTCTAAAGAAGGAGAAATAATTGATTTAGGAGTTAAATTAGAAATAATAGAAAAATCAGGTTCCTGGTTTTCTTATAAGGAAATTAGAATAGGGCAGGGACGAGAAAATGTTAAACAATATCTAAAAGATCACCCAGAGATCTGTAATGAAATCCAACAAGTAATTAGGCAAAAATCTGCTCATACTAATAATGTTATTTTTGATAGTGAAATAATCGAAGAGGTATAATAAAATGATAGATTTGACAGGTAAGATATCTCTAATTACAGGGGCAACAGGTGCAATTGGGGGGGCAATAGCCAAATTATTACATATTTTGGGTAGCCATGTAATAATTAGTGGGAGTGAGGAAGAAAAATTACAAGAAGTGGGAGGAATTCTACAGAATAATTATACAATTGCGGTATGTAATCTTATTAATGCTGAGGAATGCAGTAATTTGATAGGTAAATTCGAGAAAATCGACATTTTAATCTGTAATGCTGGTATTACTAAGGATATGTTAGCCATTAAGATGACTAATGAAATGTTTGAGCAAGTGATAAATATCAATTTAAAAGCTAATTTTATTCTAAACCGTGAAGCAATAAAAAAAATGATTAAAGAACGTTATGGTAGAATAATCAATATAGCATCGGTCGTTGCAGTTTCTGGTAATCCTGGACAAGCAAATTATTGTGCATCAAAAGCGGGGCTTATAGGGATGACCAAATCCTTAGCAGCTGAAGTAGCATCTAGAGGAATTACTATTAACGCCATTGCGCCAGGCTTTATCAAATCCAATATGACTGATAAGTTAAACGAGATGCAAAAAGAAGCCATAATGCAGAAAATTCCTCTTAAAACCTTTGGCCAGCCAGAAGATATAGCAAATATAGTAGCATTTCTTGCAAGTAGCAAAGCATCCTACATTACAGGACAAACCATTCATGTTAATGGTGGCATGTTAATGGTGTGATTCCCTTCAGGATAAGAAAAGGCCTATCCTGAATTGGCGTGTGTAGAATTAAGAATAATAGAAGTATGAGAAAAATTATTACACGGTTTGCTCCATCTCCTACCGGTATGCTGCATATAGGTAATAGCAGGACAGCCCTTATAAATTGGTTATATGCTAGACAGCATAATGGAAAGTTTATTTTAAGATTTGATGATACTGACCTTGAGCGTAGCAAAGAGGAGTATAAAAAAGCAATTGAAGAAGATTTGAAATTTTTAGGACTTAATTGGGATCAAACCTTTGCTCAGTCTACTAGGCTCGAGAAGTATGAGTTTGTTAAAAGATTATTATTGGAAAAAAATAGGTTATATCCTTGTTTTGAAACTCCTGAAGAGCTGGGCTTGAAAAGAAAGTTACAATTATCGCAAGGATTGCCACCAGTTTATGATCGTGCTTCTTTGCAGCTGACTAAAGAACAAATAAGCGACTATATAAGGCAAGGAAAAAAGCCACATTACCGGTTCTTAATATCTCATACTGCCATAAGGTGGCAAGATATGATTAAGGGGGAAATAAGATACGAAGGTAAGAATCTAAGCGATCCGATAGTGGTGCGTGAGGATAATAGTATGACTTATATGTTGTGTTCAGTTATCGATGATATTGATTTCTCTATTACGGATATTATTAGAGGTGAAGACCATGTCACTAATACAGCAGTACAAGTGCAAATGTTTGAAGCCTTAGAAGCTAAAATACCGAACTTAGCACATCTGAGTTTAGTGGTAGCTCGTGATGAAAAAATCTCTAAAAGATTAGGGGGATTTGAAATTGCCTCGTTGAGGGAGGAATCTGGGCTAGAGCCGATGGCAATAAATAGTTTCTTTAGCTTACTTGGGTCTTCAACCCCTATTTCTCCTTTTAAAAATCTGGATGAGTTAGTAAAATGTTTTGATATTACTAATATGTCCAAAAGCCCAACTATTTATTTATCTGAGGAGTTAGAACGTTTAAATCATAAATTATTAATTAGCCTTAGCTTTAAAGAAGTGCAAGATCGTTTACGTAAAATTGGCTGTGAGGAAGTAAATGAGAGTTTTTGGTTAGCGGTGAGAGCTAATTTACAGAAATTACCCGAAATAAAAGAGTGGTGGAACATTTGTTACACGCAGTTAACGAGGGAAGAGTTAGATAAAGGTTTTTTAAAACAAGCCGCAGATTTACTAGAGGATAAACCTATCGAAATAGATAGCTGGGGTATTTGGACTAAGAAAATTATGGAAGTAACAGGTAAAAAAGGTAAGGAGGTATTCCTACCGTTGAGATTAGCTATCACTGGTAGGCAATCAGGACCAGAAATGTCGGTTCTTTTACCCTTGCTTAGTCGAGCGGAAATTATAAAACGGCTAAATTAATACTTGTGTTTTGAAATAATTCGTATTATCATCGCGCACAGTTTAAAAGCTCTTAGGAGAAAAGAATGAGTGAAACATTGGAACTTGAAGCAAGAATACGAGAAAAGTTTGGTACAGGTAGCGCACGCGATCTGCGTAACAAAGGGTATGTACCGGCAGTAGTATATGGTGCAGGAAAAGAAATATTAGCCGTTTCGGTGGAAGAAAAAGAAATAACAAAACATTATAGAAAAGCTGGTTTTATCTCCACAGTTGTGCAGTTAAAAATAGATAATAACATACATAAAGTACTGCCTAAGGCTGTACAGCTGCACCCTATAACCGATATAGTACGCCATGTAGATTTTATTCACTTAGAGGCAAAAATCCAAAAAATGGAAGTACCAGTAGTTTATGAAGGGAAAGATAGGGCTTTGGGAGTCAAAAGAGGCGGGTTTTTTAATATTATCAAAAGAACTATACTTCTTCTATGTGATGTTAACAATATTCCTAAAAATATAACTGTTGATGTTACTAATATGCATATAGGGCAATCTTTAAAAGCAAGCAGCATAATACTTCCTGAAGGGACAGAAATGGTATCTAAAAATGATTTTATCCTTGCTACTATAATTGGACGTAAAGGCAGTAAAGGAGAGGGGGAGGAAACACCAACTGTAGAAGCGAAGGGGAAATAAAGAGTTTCGTTTTATAATAGACTTCCTGCATAAGTCGATCTAGTCGGTGTTTTTGTCGTCAAAACTTGCTTCCGCTCTGTAACAATCGCCTATGTATAGTTTATATCACTATGATACATACACGATAGTATGGGGAAAGCATAGTAGCTATGCATGCTTGAAGATAAATACTCGGTACGCACCTTAATGGTCTATTCTATACGCAGCTCGGCTCAGCTTCGTTGTTCCTAAAAACCCCTTAACTATTTTCGACTTATGCAGGAAGTCTATTTTAGCTGCATCCTAGTGCGTTGTGGTTTTGTGTGCCTCATCTCATTCAAATTACCTACCAAAAAGCAAGAATAGCAGAGAGATTTGTTGGGCATTTGTGGGATTTTATATGATACTTGTTGTTGGATTAGGGAATATAGGCAAAGAATATCAAAATACACGGCATAATGCTGGGTTTATAGCGGTTGACTTTTTATCTCATCAATATAATTTGTCTTGGAATATAAAATCAAAATTTCAATTGGAACTTGCCCAATGGTTAATAGATGGGCATAAAATATCAGTAGCAAAGCCATTAACCTATATGAACTTATCTGGACACTCTGTCCAGATGGTGAGTTCATATTATAATATTAAAGCACAAGATATTTTTGTCCTGCACGACGACATTGATTTAGAAGTTGGACGCATTAAATACAAATTAGGGGGTGGTAATGGGGGGCATAATGGTTTAAAATCCCTAGATCAGCATATAGGAAATAATTATCACCGTATAAGAATTGGTATAGGTAGACCCAGCTGCAATAAGAATGTAGCAGATTATGTTCTGGCACCTTTTTCTCAAGCAGAAAGTAAAATTATTGCAAGTTCTATTAAAATAATTACCGATAATTTTCATTTTGTACTTTCCAAAGAATGGGAAAAATTTAAAAATGGAGTGTCTATACTCAAATGATTTCCAGCATTGAACTTGAAAATAAAAGGCAAAGAGTATACTGCGCGCACCTGAAGAGTTGGTAGACGAAGTTCAGCGAGTATATACAGGTGAAGCATGCATTTTCCTTTATAGAACCTAAATATTATAAATAAAAATTATGACATTGAAATGTGGTATTGTGGGGTTGCCGAATGTTGGTAAATCTACATTATTTAATGCTTTAACTTCAAGTATAGCAGCTGAAGCGGCTAATTATCCTTTTTGTACTATAGAACCTAATTTAGGGGTAGTATCTGTTCCGGATAATCGTCTCCAAAAATTAGCTTTGATTGCTGGCTCAAAGAAAATGATTCCCGCTTATATAGAATTTGTGGATATTGCGGGTTTAGTAAAAGGAGCGAGTAAAGGTGAAGGGCGGGGTAATAAGTTTTTATCTCATATAAGAGAGGTAGATGCTATTTTGCATGTATTGCGTTGTTTTGAGGATATAGATATTACACATGTCTATAATAAAATTGATCCTATAGATGATGCTGAGATAATAGAGACAGAACTAATATTAGCAGATCTTGAATCAGTGGAGAAGCGGTTGGCAAGTGCAGAAAAACGTTTAAAGAGTGGCGATAAAGCTTTAAAAGACTCAATCGAATTACTACAAGCAGTACAATCCCAGCTTGTAAGAGGTAAGCCAGCACGCAGCCTTATAGGTACTTACAAAAAAGCAGATTTAGACCAGTTACAACTATTAACTTCTAAGCCAGTTTTATATGCCTGTAATGTATTAGAAAAGGATGCGGTTTTAGGAAATAACTTTACTAAACTAATAGCAAATAAGGCCGCAGAGGAAAGTGCAAAATATGTAATTATTTCATCCAAAATTGAGGCAGATATTGCCGCATTAGATAATGAAGAAGAGAAATCAGATTTTTTAAATAGTATAGGTTTACATGAGCCAGGTTTAAGTAAAATTATAAAGGAAGCATATGATTTATTAGATCTAAAAAGCTTTTTTACTATTGGGCCTAAAGAAGCGCATGCATGGACTTTTAGCAATGGTACTCTAGCTTCAAAGGCCGCAGGTATAATTCATACTGATTTTGAACAAGGGTTTATTCGTGCTGAAGTTATTAGTTATAATGACTATATAAATTTAGGAGGGGAAGTAAAAGCCAAGGAAATGGGCAAAATGCGGCTAGAAGGCAAGGAGTATAAAATGCAAGATGGAGATATAGTACATTTTCGTTTCAATGTTTAAGTTTAAATTATCCAATATTGATGGAAAGAGTTATTGAGTTGTAAAAAAGAGGTTTAGTGAGAAAATTATACCATTATCCTATTTGTCCATTATCGCGTCAAGTTCGGGTATTTTTAAAGGAATTAGATGCTCCATTTACTATAATTAAAGAAGATTATTGGCAAAGAAATAAGAGATTTTTATTACTTAATCCCGCAGGTACTCTGCCGGTATTACAAGAGGCTTCTACCTTAATTATAGCAGGAATTTATCCTATCACTGAATATTTAAATGAGAAATATCCTAATTTTAATCTTATGGATGAAGATGTAGAGGTTAAAGGAGAAATTCGTAGGTTACTTAGCTGGTTCAATGACAAATTTTATCTGGAAGTAACAAAAATTATTGTGGACGAGAAAATAGTTAGGCCCTCTTGCCAACTACAAGGGCCGCGCACAGCTTTTTTAAGGGCCGCTAGGAATAATTTATCCCATCATTTAGGTTATATCTCAACGTTATTAGAGAGAAGGAGCTTTATTGCCTCAAATAGCTTAAGTTGTGCCGATATCGCAGCTGCATGCCATATATCAGTTTTGGACTATTTTGGAGAGCTTAACTGGGATAAATGGTTAATACTAAGACATTGGTATGCCATAGTAAAATCTCGACCTAGCTTTCGCTCTCTGTTGCAAGACCATATTCCCGGATTTACTCCTCCTACTTGCTATGTTGATTTAGATTTTTAATAGATTTCTTTGATAAAATAAAAAAACAATTTTTGAAAGACGAGTAGTATATATACTGCGAACCATAATACATACAATATTACTAACTAGCCAAAATAATTATATAACGATTTTATAGGATAATATAAGTGAATAAGATTTCTTTTGTAGGATCGCCTAAAATGTCATATCAATTAATCTCCATATTAGTAGCTATAATTCCAGCGTTAGGTTTAGTTTCTGGCTTTTCTGTGGCAGTAACAGTACCTATTTTTTTACTATTAACATTGTATGCACTGCAAGGTAAGCTATTTATTAACTTGCAGCCGGTAGCGATAAAAAATAATTTATTATCCAAGTGGAAATTGGAGTTAATGTTTGGGCTCTGGAGTTTGGTTACTATTTTTTTTTCGCCAAACTCTCTGGGTTCTTTAGGGATATATATTCAAATTTCTTTAATTATATTAATAGGATTTATAGTCAATAGTAATATTGACACACTAGCTATAAATCACTTTACTGTTAGTAGATATTTTGTAA from Candidatus Tisiphia endosymbiont of Beris chalybata includes:
- the gltX gene encoding glutamate--tRNA ligase gives rise to the protein MRKIITRFAPSPTGMLHIGNSRTALINWLYARQHNGKFILRFDDTDLERSKEEYKKAIEEDLKFLGLNWDQTFAQSTRLEKYEFVKRLLLEKNRLYPCFETPEELGLKRKLQLSQGLPPVYDRASLQLTKEQISDYIRQGKKPHYRFLISHTAIRWQDMIKGEIRYEGKNLSDPIVVREDNSMTYMLCSVIDDIDFSITDIIRGEDHVTNTAVQVQMFEALEAKIPNLAHLSLVVARDEKISKRLGGFEIASLREESGLEPMAINSFFSLLGSSTPISPFKNLDELVKCFDITNMSKSPTIYLSEELERLNHKLLISLSFKEVQDRLRKIGCEEVNESFWLAVRANLQKLPEIKEWWNICYTQLTREELDKGFLKQAADLLEDKPIEIDSWGIWTKKIMEVTGKKGKEVFLPLRLAITGRQSGPEMSVLLPLLSRAEIIKRLN
- a CDS encoding ABC transporter ATP-binding protein, with translation MSNSIIYRLLQYLRHYRLDLTIVMLALVWVSISLLALGSSFKQLVDNGLQQNYLQSIDRSILFIIILIVIFGISSFFRSYFINKVAEKVVNQIKKEAYNNIINLPITAFEELKIGDIISRLTTDIELLSKLIINFLSFFIRNSLMLIGGIILMFWQSPKLAFLVVFTIPILLFPLIQFGQYVRNLSKKVLQLQADITSNLEESITNITVIQAFNQQPNKALHFNKQITNYLEYAASRFKIRSIFFALTISGILFSITIVIWVGSRDILQGNLTAGQMVSFIYYAIVAGLSSGGIFDLLSETHSSIAASERIFALIDYNQDQDHRLLPQLASSRERSPLYQPPARGELGKSSNNNSKNNLVDIEFENVSFVYPSRADSLIFKDLSFSIPQGQFIGIVGRTGSGKSTIMQLLLKFYSLANGAIKIMGQDIAKTSTQQIRQLIGYIPQEPSIFSGTLRSNIAFVKPDATEQEIITAADISGIMDFAKNFNHGLDTQIGEKGVRLSGGQKQKIAISRAILHHPEILLLDEGMSALDSENEQRLFNKLREFMKGKTILSIAHRISSIEQADEILVIDQGALVARDTHQKLLKNCDIYQILCKEQQIA
- the pth gene encoding aminoacyl-tRNA hydrolase, encoding MILVVGLGNIGKEYQNTRHNAGFIAVDFLSHQYNLSWNIKSKFQLELAQWLIDGHKISVAKPLTYMNLSGHSVQMVSSYYNIKAQDIFVLHDDIDLEVGRIKYKLGGGNGGHNGLKSLDQHIGNNYHRIRIGIGRPSCNKNVADYVLAPFSQAESKIIASSIKIITDNFHFVLSKEWEKFKNGVSILK
- a CDS encoding 50S ribosomal protein L25/general stress protein Ctc, producing the protein MSETLELEARIREKFGTGSARDLRNKGYVPAVVYGAGKEILAVSVEEKEITKHYRKAGFISTVVQLKIDNNIHKVLPKAVQLHPITDIVRHVDFIHLEAKIQKMEVPVVYEGKDRALGVKRGGFFNIIKRTILLLCDVNNIPKNITVDVTNMHIGQSLKASSIILPEGTEMVSKNDFILATIIGRKGSKGEGEETPTVEAKGK
- the recA gene encoding recombinase RecA, encoding MDKEKALQAALSQIEKNYGKGSVMKLGQRRAVNIEAIPTGSIGLDIALGIGGLPKGRIIEIFGPESSGKTTLTLHVIAESQKQGGTCAFIDAEHALDPTYAKKLGVNIDELIISQPDTGEQALEITDTLVRSGAIDMIVIDSVAALVPKAEIEGEMGDSHMGLQARLMSQALRKLTASISKTNCIIIFINQIRMKIGVMFGSPETTTGGNALKFYASIRLDIRKISTIKDKEELIGSQTKVKVVKNKVSPPFKTADFDIIYGQGISKEGEIIDLGVKLEIIEKSGSWFSYKEIRIGQGRENVKQYLKDHPEICNEIQQVIRQKSAHTNNVIFDSEIIEEV
- the fabG gene encoding 3-oxoacyl-ACP reductase FabG; the protein is MIDLTGKISLITGATGAIGGAIAKLLHILGSHVIISGSEEEKLQEVGGILQNNYTIAVCNLINAEECSNLIGKFEKIDILICNAGITKDMLAIKMTNEMFEQVININLKANFILNREAIKKMIKERYGRIINIASVVAVSGNPGQANYCASKAGLIGMTKSLAAEVASRGITINAIAPGFIKSNMTDKLNEMQKEAIMQKIPLKTFGQPEDIANIVAFLASSKASYITGQTIHVNGGMLMV
- the trpS gene encoding tryptophan--tRNA ligase, with the protein product MKKIAVSGSQVTGSLHLGNYLGAVSNWLKVQDEYDCLFFLADMHSITIDRSPIELNTSILQTAAMYIATGLSPEKTIIFAQSMVKEHAELAWILNCVTPIGWLKRMTQFKVKTGGDQENAGLGLFSYPVLMAADILLYNPDIVPVGEDQKQHLELTRDITVVINRKFNQEIFKLPEAVIQSSHARIMSLKDGRKKMSKSDPSDLSRINLSDSADQIVQKIKKAKTDNLTEISYDSASRPEISNLIDMYSSFTGHSIDTIVLEYSNSGFAKFKQDLTEVLIVTLAPIRDKYVELMSNQDYLINVLRHGAEQARIPANKTLTKIKKLFGFII
- the rpsP gene encoding 30S ribosomal protein S16 encodes the protein MATKIRLARGGAKKRPHYRVVIANSTAPRDGDFLEKVGTYNPMLIRGEEGRVILKSDRIEYWLGTGAQPTERVARFIEEAGIALPASIKKKMEIKIKNRKAKPPKKESKKA
- the rpmG gene encoding 50S ribosomal protein L33 → MAKKNKNVLVRLVSTAGTGYFLVKKRNPKTQTEKLSFRKYDPVVRKHVPFKEEKIK